One window of the Candidozyma auris chromosome 6, complete sequence genome contains the following:
- a CDS encoding mitochondrial 54S ribosomal protein uL10m, with amino-acid sequence MRLASLSFVGSLRSAIPKLSAPLCSRLPFAYKSLSTSTRLLQATAQAKVDPNEALLQRKTTKHPLSRKTFLIDYYKYLNDNNQIVLYVHHNNLVKNDTVKVRSELKKLGVTMTYLRNSLYNVYLRSAHEEDPALHKNTLKNKNVKHPLAPLLSGPTAIITIKECNPPVVESVVKLLKAQNEKLFLLGARIESNIYNVAEVDQFKSLPSKEQLQGQLAGVLTILGGAGLVRTLESAGTHLYLTLDQRRKDIDPEEKKEKEE; translated from the coding sequence ATGAGGCTTGCTTCGCTCTCTTTTGTGGGGAGCCTTCGTCTGGCCATTCCTAAGCTTTCAGCGCCATTGTGCCTGAGACTTCCTTTTGCATACAAGTCCTTGTCCACATCCACAAGACTTCTCCAAGCAACTGCCCAAGCCAAGGTGGATCCAAATGAGgcccttcttcaaaggAAAACTACCAAACATCCACTTTCGAGAAAAACCTTTTTGATCGACTACTACAAATACTTGAACGACAACAATCAAATTGTTCTCTACGTGCATCACAATAACTTGGTGAAAAATGATACCGTCAAGGTGAGATCggaattgaaaaagttggGAGTGACTATGACATACTTGAGAAATTCTCTTTACAACGTCTACCTTCGGTCTGCTCACGAGGAAGACCCTGCTTTGCACAAGAACAcgttgaaaaacaaaaatgtCAAGCACCCATTGGCACCACTCTTGAGCGGCCCCACtgccatcatcaccatTAAGGAGTGTAATCCACCGGTAGTTGAAAGTGTGgtcaagcttttgaaggctCAAAACGAAAagctcttccttcttggtgCCAGGATTGAGCTGAACATTTACAATGTGGCCGAGGTGGACCAGTTTAAGCTGTTACCTTCGAAGGAGCAGTTACAGGGCCAGCTTGCTGGTGTATTGACCATTTTGGGTGGTGCTGGTCTTGTGAGGACATTGGAGTCTGCTGGAACTCACTTGTACTTGACCTTGGACCAGAGAAGGAAGGATATTGATcccgaggagaagaaagagaaggaggagtaG
- a CDS encoding ribonuclease III: MSEANFKEFLGSLVDAASNEPQVKKRKGSPTTREDNHNESTFGYAQINKLEHCGRMLQKYIHLVVEEAPTLEDLDEISKKAELDDFTRCEAKGNKLVRMVAALKTNYKKKKIPIFNEILEESIQPPTERTASLTLETPLGSSVSKHEDNPTLSLTLPKIEDPQLQARVFQHKSMSANKTYLDEKEIVSQHNERLEFLGDSVLNTMVTKILYERFPYAKEGQLSQMRATLVCNKTLAEFSQAFNFHRLLRCNIDEEHLRVGKQKVYADIFEAYLGALAIERGFDLKEVQDWLSSLMDKKLRKMGKELEKTQPINRNAKAELYAMVGSASMHPQYVPVNNGNNGDVSGENTKFTVHCVMGSDIMGEGEAPNFRDAGLRAAMAALKNKPLMEKYSRKRAETDRSITVSKGSFKDTFSDFPLLATDSIKSNKFAKNEAYAYFGKAVGIAPTYTTTSEGNLYKAEFKVKDHTIAIAHDVSKKNAEHRAAVVVLQNKDKIDEFLRWLD; this comes from the coding sequence ATGTCTGAGGCGAATTTCAAGGAATTCTTGGGCAGCTTGGTTGACGCTGCTCTGAATGAACCTCAAGTAAAGAAGCGAAAAGGGTCGCCTACAACCAGGGAGGACAACCACAATGAGTCGACCTTTGGATATGCTCAGATCAATAAGCTTGAGCACTGCGGGAGGATGCTCCAAAAGTACATCCACTTGGTTGTCGAAGAGGCTCCCACTCTTGAAGACTTGGATGAGATATCCAAAAAAGCTGAACTAGACGATTTCACCAGGTGTGAGGCCAAGGGCAATAAGCTAGTGAGAATGGTTGCAGCCCTCAAGACCaattacaagaagaagaagatacCTATCTTTAATGAAATCTTGGAAGAGAGTATACAGCCGCCCACAGAACGAACTGCGTCGTTGACCCTTGAGACACCCTTGGGAAGCTCTGTTTCTAAGCATGAAGATAATCCCACGCTTTCTTTGACTTTACCCAAAATCGAGGATCCTCAGCTTCAGGCTCGTGTTTTCCAGCATAAGTCAATGTCTGCCAACAAAACATATTTGGAcgagaaagagattgtCAGCCAGCACAATGAGCGTTTGGAGTTCTTGGGTGACTCTGTGCTAAATACAATGGTGACGAAGATATTGTATGAGAGATTTCCTTACGCAAAAGAAGGCCAGCTCTCTCAGATGAGAGCCACGCTTGTTTGTAACAAGACTTTGGCAGAGTTCTCCCAGGCATTCAACTTTCATCGCCTTTTGCGCTGTAATATAGACGAAGAGCATCTTCGTGTTGGCAAACAGAAAGTTTACGCCGATATCTTTGAAGCATATCTTGGTGCTCTCGCTATAGAGCGTGGCTTCGAtctcaaagaagttcaagactGGCTTTCAAGCCTCATGGATAAAAAACTCCGCAAAATGGGCAAGGAACTAGAAAAAACCCAGCCTATCAACAGAAACGCTAAGGCTGAGCTCTATGCCATGGTGGGTTCTGCATCCATGCATCCACAATACGTTCCTGTTAATAATGGTAATAATGGTGACGTCAGCGGTGAAAACACAAAGTTTACGGTGCACTGTGTCATGGGGCTGGATATCATGGGTGAAGGTGAGGCGCCTAACTTCCGAGATGCGGGTCTTCGTGCTGCAATGGCTGCTCTCAAAAACAAACCACTCATGGAGAAGTACAGCCGTAAGCGGGCAGAAACTGACCGTTCTATCACTGTGAGCAAGGGATCCTTTAAAGATACCTTCTCTGACTTCCCACTTCTTGCTACAGATTCGATCAAGTCCAATAAGTTTGCAAAGAACGAAGCCTATGCGTACTTCGGCAAAGCAGTGGGCATCGCTCCCACTTATACCACAACGTCAGAAGGTAACCTATACAAGGCAGAATTCAAAGTGAAGGACCACACCATAGCCATAGCTCACGATGTATCTAAGAAAAATGCCGAGCACCGTGCGGCTGTCGTTGTTCTACAGAACAAAGACAAGATTGACGAATTCCTACGATGGTTGGATTGA